The Chlorocebus sabaeus isolate Y175 chromosome 1, mChlSab1.0.hap1, whole genome shotgun sequence genome includes a region encoding these proteins:
- the APIP gene encoding methylthioribulose-1-phosphate dehydratase isoform X1, whose translation MSGCDAREGDCCSRRCGAQDKEHPRYLIPELCKQFYHLGWVTGTGGGISLKHGDEIYIAPSGVQKERIQPEDMFVCDINEKDISGPLPSKKLKKSQCTPLFMNAYTMRGAGAVIHTHSKAAVMATLLFPGREFKITHQEMIKGIKKCTSGGYYRYDDMLVVPIIENTPEEKDLKDRMAHAMNEYPDSCAVLVRRHGVYVWGETWEKAKTMCECYDYLFDIAISMKKVGLDPSQLPVGENGIV comes from the exons GACAAGGAGCATCCAAGATACctgatcccagaactttgcaaACAGTTTTACCATTTGGGCTGGGTCACTGGGACTGGAGGAGGAATTAGCTTGAAGCATGG CGATGAAATCTACATTGCTCCTTCAGGAGTGCAAAAGGAACGAATTCAG CCTGAAGACATGTTTGTTTGTGATATAAATGAAAAGGACATAAGTGGACCTTTGCCATCTAAGAAGCTAAAAAAAAGCCAGTGTACTCCTCTTTTCATGAATGCTTACACAATGAGAG gagcAGGTGCGGTGATTCACACCCACTCCAAAGCTGCTGTGATGGCCACCCTTCTCTTTCCAGGACGGGAGTTTAAAATTACCCATCAAGAGATgataaaaggaataaagaaatgtaCTTCCGGAGGATATTatag ATATGATGATATGTTAGTGGTACCCATTATTGAGAATACACCTGAGGAGAAAGACCTCAAAGATCGAATGGCTCATGCAATGAATGAATACCCAGACTCCTGTGCAGTACTGGTCAGACGTCATGGAGTATATGTGTGGGGGGAAACATGGGAGAAGGCCAAAACCAT GTGTGAGTGTTATGACTATTTATTTGATATTGCCATATCAATGAAGAAAGTAGGACTTGATCCTTCACAGCTCCCAGTTGGAGAAAATGGAATTGTCTAA
- the APIP gene encoding methylthioribulose-1-phosphate dehydratase isoform X2, translating to MSGCDAREGDCCSRRCGAQDKEHPRYLIPELCKQFYHLGWVTGTGGGISLKHGDEIYIAPSGVQKERIQPEDMFVCDINEKDISGPLPSKKLKKSQCTPLFMNAYTMRGREFKITHQEMIKGIKKCTSGGYYRYDDMLVVPIIENTPEEKDLKDRMAHAMNEYPDSCAVLVRRHGVYVWGETWEKAKTMCECYDYLFDIAISMKKVGLDPSQLPVGENGIV from the exons GACAAGGAGCATCCAAGATACctgatcccagaactttgcaaACAGTTTTACCATTTGGGCTGGGTCACTGGGACTGGAGGAGGAATTAGCTTGAAGCATGG CGATGAAATCTACATTGCTCCTTCAGGAGTGCAAAAGGAACGAATTCAG CCTGAAGACATGTTTGTTTGTGATATAAATGAAAAGGACATAAGTGGACCTTTGCCATCTAAGAAGCTAAAAAAAAGCCAGTGTACTCCTCTTTTCATGAATGCTTACACAATGAGAG GACGGGAGTTTAAAATTACCCATCAAGAGATgataaaaggaataaagaaatgtaCTTCCGGAGGATATTatag ATATGATGATATGTTAGTGGTACCCATTATTGAGAATACACCTGAGGAGAAAGACCTCAAAGATCGAATGGCTCATGCAATGAATGAATACCCAGACTCCTGTGCAGTACTGGTCAGACGTCATGGAGTATATGTGTGGGGGGAAACATGGGAGAAGGCCAAAACCAT GTGTGAGTGTTATGACTATTTATTTGATATTGCCATATCAATGAAGAAAGTAGGACTTGATCCTTCACAGCTCCCAGTTGGAGAAAATGGAATTGTCTAA